The bacterium genome contains a region encoding:
- a CDS encoding ATP-binding protein, which translates to MIDEELVKMIKFLRLQGLLANWDRFLTMAQEENFSHPRLLKYVIEEEYKNKKENSRKMRLKRAQIPEQLVMETFPFQRQPNLDRNKIMAIYDSFDYMAKTQNIIWIGPTGTGKSGLATACLIKAINHGYSGRFILFPDLIEALYKSRADMSEHRLIKQFASYDCLLIDELGYVEIEPVQVGLFFTLMQKRHKQKTTLITSNLGFEQWISFLKNDQLTAALIDRLTENSHVINMKNCLSLRPRLVQS; encoded by the coding sequence ATGATCGACGAGGAACTGGTCAAGATGATAAAGTTCCTCCGCCTTCAGGGATTGCTGGCCAATTGGGACAGGTTCCTGACTATGGCTCAGGAGGAAAACTTCTCCCATCCCCGCCTTCTCAAATATGTCATCGAAGAGGAATATAAAAACAAGAAGGAAAATTCAAGAAAAATGAGGCTCAAAAGGGCACAAATCCCTGAACAACTGGTTATGGAAACCTTCCCTTTCCAAAGACAACCTAATCTGGACAGAAACAAGATCATGGCCATCTATGACTCCTTTGATTATATGGCCAAAACACAAAACATAATCTGGATCGGTCCAACAGGCACCGGCAAATCAGGGCTGGCCACAGCATGTCTCATCAAGGCCATTAATCATGGCTACAGCGGGCGATTCATCCTGTTCCCCGACCTCATCGAGGCACTCTATAAATCAAGAGCCGACATGTCCGAACACAGACTGATTAAACAATTTGCCTCTTATGATTGCCTGCTTATTGATGAGCTTGGCTATGTCGAGATTGAACCTGTTCAGGTGGGTCTGTTTTTTACCCTGATGCAAAAAAGGCACAAGCAAAAGACGACCCTGATTACTTCCAATCTTGGCTTTGAGCAGTGGATTTCATTTCTCAAAAATGACCAGTTGACAGCAGCACTGATCGACCGCCTGACGGAAAACAGTCATGTTATCAATATGAAAAACTGTCTCAGCCTGCGGCCTCGCCTCGTCCAAAGTTAA
- a CDS encoding helix-turn-helix domain-containing protein encodes MIDQDKRKAIFLLHREGMKIRDISFRLKISRNTVRSIIKQGGRAPCSVRGDKIMIDQELLVRLYDECAGRIQRIHEKLAEEEGVKIGYSTLSRLIRELGLGGAAKGRCCRVPDEPGAEMQHDTSSYILPIGGKSIKVIGSILYFRYSKVRYLKFYRSFDRFKMKCFFHEALTFFGYSARVCIIDNTNLARLRGSGKNAIIVPEMEQFARQFGFTYVCHELNHPNRKAGNERSFYTVETNFFPGRSFESMEDLNQKALEWATLRMANRPVSRSGLIPAKAFEHEKSYLVKLPPFVSPPYLAHKRDIDQYGYVAFDGNFYWVPGTSRGEALLLQYSSDLKVYLAQKLLAEYRLPPWGVKNQLFTPGGVPKPEYKPKNRKEPTAQEEKNLRALDKDVDAYLEFVLKSKKGKEKHKVIRELFGLYQKITMPLFIKTIKRALCYRITDSRCVERIALLYLTGGEGEIRHVPIDQEFQKRPAYLEGRLSDEANLAVYEKLLEDVLVEPKVEEDES; translated from the coding sequence ATGATCGATCAGGACAAGCGTAAGGCTATTTTTTTACTCCACAGGGAAGGCATGAAAATACGGGACATAAGTTTCAGGCTGAAGATAAGCCGCAATACGGTGCGCTCTATCATCAAGCAAGGCGGTAGGGCACCTTGTTCTGTGCGGGGGGACAAGATCATGATCGATCAAGAGCTTCTCGTCCGGCTCTACGATGAGTGTGCAGGCAGAATCCAGCGAATACACGAAAAACTGGCCGAAGAGGAGGGGGTGAAAATCGGCTACTCCACCTTGAGCCGCCTCATCCGAGAGCTTGGCCTTGGCGGGGCTGCCAAGGGCCGCTGCTGTCGTGTGCCGGATGAGCCTGGGGCAGAAATGCAGCACGATACCTCATCCTATATTCTGCCCATTGGCGGCAAAAGTATCAAGGTCATAGGCAGCATCCTGTACTTCCGATACTCCAAGGTGCGCTATCTGAAATTCTACCGCTCATTCGACCGCTTTAAGATGAAATGTTTTTTTCATGAGGCGCTTACCTTCTTCGGCTACAGTGCCAGGGTGTGTATCATTGATAATACCAACCTGGCCCGCCTTCGGGGCAGCGGGAAAAATGCCATTATCGTACCTGAAATGGAGCAGTTCGCCAGACAATTCGGCTTCACCTATGTTTGTCACGAGCTGAATCACCCAAACAGGAAAGCCGGTAATGAACGCAGTTTCTACACGGTGGAGACCAATTTCTTCCCAGGCCGCAGCTTTGAGAGCATGGAGGATTTAAACCAAAAAGCCCTTGAGTGGGCAACGCTGAGAATGGCCAATCGGCCAGTGAGCAGAAGCGGCCTTATTCCGGCCAAAGCCTTTGAGCATGAAAAATCGTATCTGGTAAAACTGCCCCCCTTTGTTTCCCCACCTTACCTTGCCCATAAGAGGGACATCGACCAGTATGGGTATGTAGCCTTTGATGGCAACTTTTACTGGGTGCCAGGCACCTCACGGGGAGAGGCCCTCCTTCTGCAATACAGCAGTGATCTTAAAGTTTACCTGGCTCAAAAGTTGCTGGCCGAATATCGCCTGCCTCCCTGGGGAGTGAAAAACCAGCTCTTTACCCCTGGCGGGGTGCCAAAACCAGAATATAAACCAAAGAACCGCAAAGAGCCAACTGCCCAGGAAGAAAAAAACTTGAGGGCACTGGACAAGGATGTGGATGCCTACCTTGAGTTTGTTCTCAAATCCAAAAAAGGCAAAGAAAAGCATAAAGTTATCAGAGAATTGTTCGGGCTGTATCAGAAGATCACCATGCCCTTGTTCATCAAGACCATCAAACGTGCTCTATGCTATCGCATCACCGACAGCCGCTGTGTTGAGAGGATCGCTCTTTTGTACCTGACCGGCGGTGAGGGTGAAATCAGGCATGTCCCCATTGACCAGGAATTTCAAAAAAGACCAGCCTACCTTGAGGGCCGCCTGAGTGATGAAGCGAATCTGGCCGTGTATGAGAAGCTGCTGGAGGATGTGCTGGTGGAGCCGAAGGTGGAGGAGGATGAATCATGA
- a CDS encoding chromosome partitioning protein ParB, whose protein sequence is MEKVEQVEISSLDLRYESYRMRHEGAEKALLCSISDYGIRDPLEGVDTRVDTGAGTEDKRILLNGFKRLRCARKLGIGMVPYCSLGTDEAMGIIHLIRISNARSLTILEQARLIDDLVQVHKMGLLEIAQSLERSKGWVSMRLGIIEKISDSVMEKLFKGEFPVYSYMYTLRQFIRMNSNSGQGSEVDEFVNLVAGKNLSIRDIERLAHGYFNGPDHFREQIKSGHIVWALDQLRQMPQAGGNLSEPECSMLKSLEIIQKYMRKVIYQGKDERFKNNSFFAQANLLAGGILSKLPIFSKSLKEFYDRSGQA, encoded by the coding sequence ATGGAGAAGGTAGAGCAGGTAGAGATATCGAGTTTGGATTTGCGGTATGAAAGCTACCGGATGAGGCATGAGGGAGCCGAGAAGGCGCTTTTGTGCTCAATTTCAGACTATGGCATCCGAGATCCCCTGGAGGGGGTTGACACCAGGGTTGACACGGGGGCAGGCACAGAAGATAAGCGGATTTTGCTCAATGGGTTCAAGCGCCTGCGCTGTGCCAGGAAGCTGGGTATCGGGATGGTGCCTTATTGCTCGCTCGGAACCGATGAGGCTATGGGGATTATCCACCTGATACGCATCTCGAATGCCAGGAGCTTGACTATCCTGGAGCAGGCCAGGCTGATTGATGATCTTGTGCAGGTACACAAGATGGGCCTGCTGGAAATAGCCCAAAGCCTGGAGAGGAGCAAGGGATGGGTAAGTATGCGGCTTGGAATCATAGAAAAGATAAGCGATAGCGTGATGGAGAAGCTCTTCAAGGGGGAATTCCCGGTTTATTCCTACATGTATACTCTTCGCCAGTTCATACGTATGAACTCGAATTCCGGGCAGGGCAGTGAGGTTGACGAATTTGTAAACCTGGTGGCTGGCAAGAATTTGAGCATCAGGGACATAGAAAGGCTTGCGCATGGCTATTTCAATGGCCCCGATCATTTCAGGGAGCAGATCAAAAGCGGCCATATCGTGTGGGCCTTGGATCAGTTGCGGCAGATGCCCCAGGCGGGAGGCAATTTGAGTGAACCTGAGTGCAGTATGCTCAAGAGTCTTGAGATCATACAAAAATATATGCGCAAGGTTATCTATCAGGGGAAGGACGAGCGGTTTAAAAACAATTCCTTCTTTGCCCAGGCCAACCTTCTGGCAGGAGGAATTTTGAGTAAGCTGCCCATTTTCTCGAAGTCATTGAAGGAGTTCTATGATCGATCAGGACAAGCGTAA